A genomic segment from Planctomycetaceae bacterium encodes:
- a CDS encoding SIMPL domain-containing protein (The SIMPL domain is named for its presence in mouse protein SIMPL (signalling molecule that associates with mouse pelle-like kinase). Bacterial member BP26, from Brucella, was shown to assemble into a channel-like structure, while YggE from E. coli has been associated with resistance to oxidative stress.) yields MTMADDATYIQVTGEASYAEMAREYVADLQLGAKASRHQRAAQSIAQLHQLCLATLLEAGLDRSQIADGPTEVGHEYSKKMIGSHHLTITVGDPGLLTAALAALEPLFDQKKWTLQVQMRQPIFQSAPEVRAQAIRAALADARSKAAVLAAEAPVALGAVVRIEEGAKALRASGAAGDEDYFGDRTRYAASIGSLGDSGPFDAMPAPGRTIWVRYTVRFSIAPQG; encoded by the coding sequence ATGACCATGGCCGACGACGCGACATACATCCAGGTCACCGGAGAAGCCAGCTATGCTGAAATGGCGCGGGAGTACGTCGCCGATCTGCAGCTCGGCGCCAAAGCCTCTCGGCACCAGCGGGCAGCCCAGTCCATCGCGCAACTGCACCAGTTGTGCCTGGCGACGCTGCTGGAGGCGGGGCTCGACAGGTCACAGATCGCCGACGGTCCCACCGAGGTCGGCCACGAGTATTCCAAGAAGATGATCGGCTCGCACCACCTGACGATCACGGTGGGAGATCCGGGCTTGCTCACGGCGGCATTGGCGGCGTTGGAGCCGCTGTTCGATCAGAAGAAGTGGACGCTTCAGGTGCAGATGCGCCAACCGATCTTCCAAAGTGCGCCCGAGGTCCGCGCCCAGGCGATCCGCGCCGCGCTGGCCGACGCGCGATCCAAGGCGGCTGTTCTGGCCGCCGAGGCGCCCGTCGCGCTGGGGGCGGTCGTACGGATCGAGGAAGGCGCCAAGGCCTTGCGCGCCTCGGGCGCGGCCGGCGATGAGGATTACTTCGGGGACCGGACACGGTACGCCGCTTCCATCGGCTCGCTGGGGGATTCCGGGCCGTTCGATGCCATGCCGGCCCCGGGGCGGACGATCTGGGTCCGCTACACCGTGCGGTTTTCTATCGCGCCACAGGGATGA
- a CDS encoding transposase produces the protein MARIARVVVPGAAHQVTQRGNRGQKTFFGDQDYQAYLDLMAQWCAHHGMEILAYCLMPNHAHLILRPPTEDALCRAIGEAHRRYTRAVNTRKGWRGHLWQDRFASFVMDEPYLLAAAKCIERSPVKARLVKRAEDWPWSSAAAHVDRRRSSIASGDWLTDSTADWVCTWRQYLAEADEAPVAAAMRRSESTGRPLGDAAFIAKVEKLLGRTLARRKPGPKPGTKRKRAG, from the coding sequence ATGGCACGTATTGCACGAGTCGTGGTGCCCGGGGCCGCGCATCAGGTGACCCAGCGCGGCAATCGGGGGCAGAAAACCTTCTTCGGCGATCAGGACTATCAAGCGTACCTGGACTTGATGGCCCAGTGGTGCGCCCACCACGGCATGGAGATCCTGGCGTACTGCCTCATGCCCAACCACGCGCACCTGATTCTGCGCCCGCCCACCGAGGATGCCCTCTGCCGGGCCATCGGCGAGGCCCACCGCCGCTACACGCGGGCGGTTAACACCCGCAAGGGCTGGCGCGGACACCTCTGGCAGGACCGCTTCGCCTCGTTCGTGATGGACGAGCCCTACCTGCTGGCGGCCGCAAAGTGCATCGAACGCAGCCCCGTCAAGGCCCGCCTGGTCAAACGGGCGGAAGATTGGCCGTGGTCGAGTGCTGCCGCCCACGTCGACCGCCGCCGCAGTTCCATCGCCTCGGGCGACTGGTTGACGGACTCGACGGCCGACTGGGTATGCACGTGGCGACAGTACCTTGCCGAGGCGGACGAGGCGCCCGTTGCAGCCGCCATGCGCCGCAGCGAGAGTACCGGCCGACCGCTGGGCGATGCGGCGTTCATCGCAAAAGTGGAAAAGCTGCTGGGCCGCACCCTCGCCCGCCGCAAGCCCGGTCCCAAGCCGGGCACAAAACGCAAGCGCGCCGGATAA
- a CDS encoding DUF433 domain-containing protein: protein MNGQPCIKGTRLTVKRVLLILAQYGDRQELHKDYPQLQDEDIQQALAYAAAYLDDEITEFRTAT, encoded by the coding sequence ATGAACGGGCAGCCGTGCATCAAGGGCACACGTCTGACGGTCAAGCGCGTGCTCCTGATCCTGGCACAATATGGCGACCGCCAGGAACTGCACAAGGATTACCCCCAGCTTCAGGATGAGGACATCCAGCAGGCGCTGGCCTATGCGGCGGCATATCTGGACGACGAGATCACCGAATTCCGGACCGCCACATGA
- a CDS encoding DUF5615 family PIN-like protein: MKLILDEGLPVAAAEALRRFGISATHVLDIGLGGARDAVILAEALKDNACLVTRDADFHQILAATQASGPSVIRIRIEKLNAAELAVVIANAARYLNEEVRDNAAVSVGTSHLRVRRLPLK; this comes from the coding sequence ATGAAACTGATCCTTGACGAAGGGTTGCCTGTGGCTGCGGCGGAGGCTCTGCGCAGGTTTGGTATCAGTGCCACGCACGTGCTCGACATCGGGCTTGGCGGGGCGCGCGATGCGGTAATCCTGGCCGAAGCGCTTAAGGATAATGCCTGTCTTGTCACGCGGGACGCCGACTTCCACCAGATTCTCGCAGCCACACAGGCTTCAGGCCCTTCTGTAATTCGAATTCGCATTGAGAAACTGAACGCGGCCGAGTTGGCAGTGGTGATCGCCAATGCAGCGCGATATTTGAATGAAGAGGTTCGAGACAACGCCGCGGTCAGCGTGGGAACAAGCCATCTTCGCGTTCGCAGATTGCCCCTTAAATAA
- a CDS encoding site-specific DNA-methyltransferase, translating to MNAMAEGSVDLAFADPPFNIGYDYDAYEDKLAADEYLNWTRQWGAAVVRALKPTGTFWLAIGDDFAAELKLIFQRELGLTCRSWVIWYYTFGVNCKAKFSRSHTHLFHFVKDRKTFTFNTDAIRVPSARQLVYADVRADAKGRLPDDTWILRPQDMSGGFEPEEDTWYFPRVCGTFKERAGWHGCQMPEQLLGRIIKACSNEGELVLDPFGGSGTTLVTAKKLARKFIGFELSENYAAQIQSRLSAVSPGDPLNGPADPKASAPPTAQGKKLGERKPGKKRTASPQSPTLPLP from the coding sequence ATGAACGCCATGGCCGAAGGCTCGGTGGACCTGGCCTTTGCCGATCCGCCCTTCAACATCGGCTACGACTACGACGCCTACGAAGACAAGCTTGCGGCAGACGAGTATCTCAACTGGACGCGCCAGTGGGGCGCGGCCGTTGTGCGGGCGCTCAAGCCCACCGGCACGTTCTGGTTGGCCATCGGCGATGACTTCGCAGCCGAACTGAAACTCATCTTCCAGCGCGAGCTGGGGCTGACGTGCCGGAGCTGGGTGATCTGGTACTACACCTTCGGGGTCAACTGCAAGGCCAAGTTCAGCCGCAGCCACACGCACCTGTTCCACTTTGTGAAAGACCGCAAGACCTTTACGTTCAACACCGACGCCATCCGCGTGCCCTCGGCCCGCCAGCTCGTCTACGCCGACGTCCGGGCCGACGCCAAGGGCCGCCTGCCTGACGACACGTGGATCCTGCGGCCGCAGGACATGAGCGGCGGCTTCGAGCCCGAGGAAGACACGTGGTATTTCCCGCGCGTGTGCGGGACGTTCAAGGAGCGGGCCGGCTGGCACGGCTGCCAGATGCCCGAACAGCTCCTGGGCCGCATCATCAAGGCCTGCTCCAACGAGGGCGAGTTGGTGCTGGACCCCTTCGGCGGCAGCGGTACAACGCTGGTGACGGCCAAGAAGCTCGCCCGCAAGTTCATCGGCTTCGAACTGTCCGAAAACTACGCCGCCCAGATCCAGTCGCGCCTGTCCGCCGTCTCACCCGGCGACCCGCTCAACGGCCCGGCCGACCCCAAAGCCTCCGCCCCCCCCACCGCCCAGGGCAAAAAGCTGGGCGAAAGAAAGCCCGGCAAGAAACGCACTGCATCTCCGCAGAGCCCAACGCTGCCGCTGCCTTAG